One segment of Pseudodesulfovibrio sp. 5S69 DNA contains the following:
- a CDS encoding NADH-quinone oxidoreductase subunit B/C/D has translation MGHDAQAIDRAVRAAMKGDADAAKTLPGRAGLGDMVLNWCQANSLWPLFFGLSCCFVEQATVFTGVYDIARFGAEVLRGSPRQADLLVVSGTVFKKAAPMVKRVYEQMPRPKWVISMGSCANTGGMYDVYSVVQGVDQIIPVDVYVTGCPPRPEALLHGLITLQDMIRQKNRPLRPVLNLEGGHLGGRDDILVPGETKDRDTRGPGMAGIPARGTSVTPPLFAGSRSDDMWTPPAPKFPFTPVHESLREALAARFGELLAWHESPVDMPTVTVPVERVVEVLDFCKREAPIRFERLEDITAVDETARKVRPDHDFTAIYTLTSLSSIEYLRIRVPVGESLELPSVTAVWPSANWYECEMWDMFGIRFAGHPGLRRLIMPEEWQGHPLRKGDPQRATEMAPYLAEDARREQPEDAVSLLEKAHAAPPARREFVLNIGPHHYSTHGLVRFILELYGEEIVDMTTDIGYHHRGVEKIAEHQSWHQFIPYTDRLDYLSGAANNLTYLLAVEKLCGVAVPDRAQCVRVMLAEFYRLSNHLLWLGTMVQDLGMITPVFHTFREREQILDIMEAITGARLHPAWLRIGGLAMDLPDGWDKLVRDFVTIFPKRVEGYRRMITGNPIVRARVKGIGRLSLADAVDHGISGANLRACGSTRDLRKVAPYSGYEQYDFDIPTREDGDCLARFEVRFEEMVQSNRIIAQCLEWMPSGRFMADDYRYCIPDKRDTLRDIESLIHHFINATRGPKVPAGEAYAATEAPRGEQGFYVVSDGGNMPYRLHMRSPGYASVQALPLMTIGHTIADFIAIMGSLDYIAPDLDR, from the coding sequence ATGGGGCATGACGCGCAAGCGATAGACCGGGCCGTGCGGGCCGCCATGAAGGGCGACGCGGACGCGGCCAAGACCCTGCCGGGCAGGGCGGGCCTGGGCGATATGGTCCTCAACTGGTGCCAGGCGAACAGCCTGTGGCCCTTGTTCTTCGGCCTGTCCTGCTGCTTCGTGGAGCAGGCCACGGTCTTCACCGGGGTGTACGACATCGCCCGCTTCGGGGCCGAGGTACTGCGCGGCTCGCCCCGCCAGGCCGACCTCCTGGTGGTTTCGGGCACGGTCTTCAAGAAGGCCGCGCCCATGGTCAAGCGCGTCTACGAGCAAATGCCCCGGCCCAAGTGGGTCATCTCCATGGGCTCCTGCGCCAACACCGGGGGCATGTACGACGTGTACAGCGTGGTCCAGGGCGTGGACCAGATCATCCCGGTGGACGTCTACGTGACCGGCTGTCCGCCGCGGCCCGAGGCGCTGCTGCACGGCCTGATCACCCTCCAGGACATGATCCGCCAGAAGAACCGCCCCCTGCGCCCGGTGCTCAACCTGGAGGGCGGCCACCTGGGCGGGCGCGACGACATCCTGGTCCCGGGCGAGACCAAGGACCGCGACACGCGCGGGCCCGGCATGGCCGGCATCCCGGCGCGCGGCACCTCGGTGACCCCGCCCCTCTTCGCGGGCTCCCGGTCCGACGACATGTGGACGCCCCCGGCCCCGAAATTTCCGTTCACTCCCGTCCACGAATCCCTGCGCGAGGCCCTGGCCGCCCGGTTCGGCGAGCTTCTGGCCTGGCACGAGTCCCCCGTGGACATGCCCACCGTCACGGTCCCGGTCGAGCGCGTGGTCGAGGTCCTCGATTTCTGCAAGCGTGAGGCGCCCATCCGGTTCGAGCGGCTGGAGGACATCACGGCCGTGGACGAGACCGCCCGCAAGGTCCGGCCCGATCACGATTTTACGGCGATCTACACCCTGACGTCCTTGAGCTCCATCGAGTACCTGCGGATTCGGGTGCCCGTGGGCGAGAGCCTCGAACTGCCGAGCGTCACCGCCGTGTGGCCCAGCGCCAACTGGTACGAGTGCGAGATGTGGGACATGTTCGGCATCCGTTTCGCGGGCCATCCCGGCCTGCGGCGGCTGATCATGCCCGAGGAGTGGCAGGGCCACCCCCTGCGCAAGGGCGACCCGCAGCGGGCCACGGAGATGGCCCCGTACCTGGCCGAGGACGCCCGGCGCGAGCAGCCCGAGGACGCGGTCAGCCTGCTCGAAAAGGCCCACGCCGCGCCGCCCGCCCGGCGCGAGTTCGTGCTCAACATCGGCCCGCACCACTACAGCACCCACGGGCTGGTCCGCTTCATCCTCGAACTCTACGGCGAGGAGATCGTGGATATGACCACGGACATCGGCTACCACCACCGGGGCGTGGAGAAGATCGCCGAGCACCAGTCCTGGCACCAGTTCATCCCCTACACCGACCGGCTGGACTACCTGAGCGGGGCGGCCAACAACCTGACCTATCTGCTGGCCGTGGAGAAGCTCTGCGGCGTGGCCGTGCCCGACCGGGCCCAGTGCGTACGCGTCATGCTGGCCGAGTTCTACCGCCTGTCCAACCACCTGCTCTGGCTCGGGACCATGGTCCAGGACCTGGGCATGATCACCCCGGTCTTCCATACCTTCCGGGAGCGCGAGCAGATCCTGGACATCATGGAGGCCATCACCGGGGCGCGGCTGCATCCGGCCTGGCTGCGCATCGGCGGCCTGGCCATGGACCTGCCCGACGGCTGGGACAAGCTGGTCCGCGATTTCGTCACGATTTTTCCGAAGCGGGTGGAAGGCTACCGGAGGATGATCACCGGCAACCCCATCGTCCGGGCAAGGGTCAAGGGCATCGGCCGCCTGTCGCTTGCGGACGCCGTGGACCACGGCATCTCCGGGGCCAACCTGCGGGCCTGCGGCTCGACCAGGGACCTGCGGAAAGTCGCCCCGTACTCCGGCTACGAGCAGTACGATTTCGACATCCCGACTCGCGAGGACGGCGACTGCCTGGCCCGCTTCGAGGTCCGCTTCGAGGAGATGGTCCAGAGCAACCGGATCATCGCCCAGTGCCTGGAGTGGATGCCTTCCGGCCGGTTCATGGCCGACGACTACCGCTACTGCATCCCGGACAAGCGGGACACCCTGCGGGACATCGAGAGCCTGATCCATCATTTCATCAACGCCACGCGCGGCCCCAAGGTGCCCGCGGGCGAGGCGTATGCGGCCACCGAAGCCCCCCGCGGCGAGCAGGGGTTCTACGTGGTCAGCGACGGCGGCAACATGCCCTATCGGCTGCACATGCGCTCGCCGGGCTACGCTTCGGTACAGGCCCTGCCCCTGATGACCATCGGCCACACCATCGCCGACTTCATCGCCATCATGGGCTCGCTGGACTACATCGCGCCCGATCTGGACCGCTAG
- a CDS encoding NADH-quinone oxidoreductase subunit A, producing the protein MPQSPEYMSTGFNAWDPSVFSLIVFALLAAGLVTALLTLSVVLTRRRSEGEKGRPYECGVIPSGSARPSYPAPFWLVAVFFLLFDVEAVYVVSWAVSFTRLTWASWGQITFFIGVLMLGLFWVWRKGGLEWGMTRKR; encoded by the coding sequence ATGCCGCAATCACCGGAATACATGTCCACCGGGTTCAACGCCTGGGACCCCAGCGTCTTTTCCCTGATCGTCTTCGCCCTGCTGGCGGCCGGTCTGGTCACGGCGCTGCTGACCCTGTCCGTGGTCCTGACCCGCAGGCGGAGCGAGGGGGAGAAGGGCCGCCCGTACGAGTGCGGCGTGATTCCCTCGGGCTCGGCCCGGCCGAGCTACCCGGCCCCGTTCTGGCTGGTGGCGGTCTTCTTCCTGCTCTTCGACGTGGAGGCGGTGTACGTGGTCTCCTGGGCCGTGTCCTTCACCCGCCTGACCTGGGCCTCCTGGGGCCAGATAACCTTTTTCATCGGCGTGCTGATGCTCGGTCTGTTCTGGGTCTGGCGCAAGGGAGGCCTCGAATGGGGCATGACGCGCAAGCGATAG